The Calypte anna isolate BGI_N300 chromosome 3, bCalAnn1_v1.p, whole genome shotgun sequence genome segment tgaagttacaCAGCCTGGCTTAGAAAGACAGATGGAGGCAAGCATTTGGGCATGCTCCTGTTATGTGaagcatgtatatatatatatatacacacacacagatttatAATCATGTAGGAGTAGGgagaagaactgaaaatgaaTATTAAGAATCTTACCAGGTCATTGCCAAGAACTGCAATATGCAGAATAACACTGCAGCAAAACGCTTTTTGTCCCACTAAGGaagaataaagcaaatattACAAGTTAGTTTCATTTTGCAGCACTTTACACTGTCAACAACCACAACAGCCAAACAGTTAGTTAACTGATGATGCCTAAATCCCCTTCTCTTAATTTGCTACTCCTTTCCACTGATTTTATTCACCAGGCTATGAACCCCTTCtcttgctctgaaacccctgAACAGCACTGATGCCACCACTGCCACTTCCCCTCATGACACTGTACTACCATGGAAGTTCCTTTTCTCCATGTATTGATTTCTCTGGAACATACCTACCCCCAGTTTATCAATTCAGGTGCCTGAAGGTACTTGTTCTGTGTCTCTCCCTTGGCATTAATCCATCAGTTTAATACCCTGTACCCATGGCTTCCTGTACCCTACAAACTCTCTGACAGGCACACAGCACTCAGATGAAgggttttttcacttgcttttctCATCTCTTATTCCAGAGGTCTGGAAGCTGAACCCAGTCCTCCAGATTTTGTATTCTCCTCACCACCATGCAGCTGGAAGGGGGATCTGCTtggcagccagcactgctccccCTCAGGGGCAGCTGAAGCCACAgactcctcttccctctccaccTGAGCTGTAGCTTGATGCTGTCGTGCAATTAATAAACCCCCCAAAAGCCAGAGGGGAACAAAGATCTCACTTACCCAGAACACAGAACACAGAGTCAGTATCAGGCAAAGCTGTGAGGAGAGGGgagacagaaaaacacaacccaaTGAATACTCAGATGCACAACAAAGTGAAACTTGTCATGTTTTCAGTGACAATTACTGGCAATTAATAAATTTGTGacaattaaataataatttatttaaataaaataaatgaaataaaataaataaaataaaataaatgaaataaaataaataaataaaataaataaatttgtgaCCACTCAGATTTGATAATATAATGATGTTATGTCTATgtaagagaaaaggaatataACATCTTCTCCAGACTGTTTTCACTTTACCTCATGCATTCCAAACTTCTCACCATAAGGGTGCCAGACCCTCTTTTTGCCAGTCAGTGCCTGGCCAGACCTGATCATTCTGGTTATGGACCCCCTGGACGGCCCAAAGAAAACCTTCCATCTTCCTAAAGCTGCTTAAGCACTGGCAGGACAGCTAATCACTAAGGTCTTTCAGGCAGCACTGGTTAGTTATTCTGATGTCAGTTTTGGAGAGGATGTGGAAGGGACTGAGCCAGTAAtgtataaattaataaaaagtgaCAATTAAGTGTCACAATTTGCTGAACTCCATGTGAAGTGCTGCTTTCCCAGGCACAGTGTGATGTGCTCCATGGCCAGAAGGGCTGGGACAAGTCTTGGACTCTACAGGAGCTCTCAGAGTGGAGAAGTGTGAAACTGAACATGAGGCACCCCagattttggggagaaaaattaACTGGTGACCACTGActtcacagcagctgaaaagccTCTTTCCTGGTTCTTCAATaaattgttttagaaaaaaaaaaattaaactaatcAACCTAATATTAGCATTGAATAACAAATATTTACTAAAGAACATTTTGCTCCAAAtgattgattaaaaaaatcacaagtaaCAGAAACACAAGCTCATAGAAAGGAGTTAGATAATATTGATGACATAGAGAGGTAATCAGCCTGGCTTACTATTTAGTAcaaagagctggaggaggaatAACCTTCCTTTAGTAAAGCCTCAGATTTAGCTTTGAGGCTAGAGGAAAACTTTTTAGCAAAAGGAAGTCCAGTCAGTATATTTACCAACATCACAACTGTAGCTATCAATCTCTTTGGGTCAAACATGGATTTCAGTTGCTTCACTGGCCCCACCAGGAAACATGTGCTGTTAGGAGggaaaaaccaacaaaaaatggTGAAGCACTTCCAAATAAACCTTTGCAAAAGACAACAGGTGATTAAAGAGCTTTCCAACAGTGAGATGAGTGCAAAGGCTTTCCAAAAGGCATTTCAGTGTGGAGCACCAGAGACCTGCTAGGCCAAAAGGTCAGATGCTCTGTGAAGTTAGTCCTGGAAACAGCTTTTGGATTGAGTCACCCTTGGTCAGTAAATTCTTTCCAAAACATTACCACGAGTAGCAGAGGGTTGCTAAGTTGAAGTCTAGGGAATTTCATGCTGAGGCTGTTCTAAGGACTGACTTGCCCAGTCAGGAGCAGGCTCCATGGGTTCTGAGAATCATAGAAcccttggggttggaagggacctcgaaagatcatctagtccaaccccccctgccagagcagggccacctagagtacatcacataggaacgtgtccaggcgggttttgaatgtctccagtgaaggagactccacgacccccctgggcagcctgttccagggctctgtcacccttacaggaaaaaaatgtttccggatattcaacttgaacctcctgtgctccaatttacacccattaccccttgtcctatcactggtcaccactgagaagagcctaactccatctccctgacactcaccccttacatatttgaacacattgatgaggtcacccctcagtctccttttctccaaactaaagagacccagctccctcagcctttcctcataagggagatgttccactcccttaatcatcttagtagctctgcactggactctttcaagcacttccctgtccttcttgaactgaggggcccaggtTCAACTGAGGTTCAACAAggtttaacatggccaagtgctgggtcctgcactttggccacaacaaccccatggggagctccaggctgggcacagagtggttggagagcagccagacagagagggacctgggagtctggattgacaggaaggtgaccatgagccagcagtgtgcccaggtggccaagaaggccaatggcatcctgggctggctcaggaacagcgtggccagcaggtccagggaagggattctgcccctgtgctcagctctggggaggccacagcttgagtcctgtgtccagttctgggcccctcaggaagttcaggaaggagcttgaggtgctggagcaggtccagagaagagcaaggaggctgtgaagggatccagcacaagtgctgtgaggaagggctgagggagctgggggtgttgaggctcaggggagacctcatcactctctccaactccctgaaaggaggttggagccagggggggtcggggagGTATCAGTGGGATATCTGGGCAcagactaaagaattttttcctaatatccaacctaaacctcctctggcagagctggtgctccagctctgccaggggaggtttaggttggatattaggaaaggattcttagcagagagggtgatcagacattggaatgcccagggagggggtggattctccatccctggaggtttttaggaagagcctggatgtggcactgagtgccatgggctgggaaccacggcgggagtggatcaagggttggacttgatgagctctgaggtcccttccaacccagccagttctaggattccatgattctatgctTTAACTCTGCTGAGACAGCAAGAGGAGGAGGGCAAACAGAAACTGAATGCATTGCACTGACACCAAGgtgttcctgacacagctctCAGAGAGTGAAAGAAAGGTCTGAGAtcctctgaggtcccttctgcAAATGTTTGAAGGCTGACTGCTCCAGGGAACTGCAAAGCAGGAAGCAGAGTGTTCAAAACTGCACTGGGAATGACTTTTAGATTCTGCTTGGCCTCAGAGTCAAAACAAGGATTTCCTGAGCCTCTTTTTATAAAGCATTTTCCTAGAGACAGGAAGATCTGGCtgttaaaagcagaaagttCCTTCCAGTAACAAAGCATCCACACAGCAGGCAGATTCCCAGGTTTGCCCCTGAAACTGAGGCACCTCTGTGCCTGAGAAAAGGacttaaaaagcacaaaatattcACTGTTATTTATACTTCAGAGAGCAGTTATGATGTGTCCACAGAACAATCACATCAGATGTCCCAGTGGAGCAGTAACACATGAATAATACCTGATATTCACTAATTCTGACACATCTTCACATTCTAAGGCAGTTTGTTATCAGCATTTCAGTAGGAAAACACTGCTGTTCACACACAAGTGAACCAGACAACCTTtcagagcaaaaggaaatgtaGATGAAAAGGAGGGGAGTTTTCTAATGACCATAATTAAGAAATCATACCTGGCTAATGCAACAATATTTCCCAGGGtgtaaaacactgcaaaaagttTGATCCCCTGTGGGAGCCACAGCAATGCTGTTCCCTAGAAAAGACAGGTTATTGTAATTAGTTAATTCAGTTTATTTAGGTTTTACAGCCTATCAATCTATCTGCAGACTGTCATTACAACACACACCAGCAGAGCACACTGTTCTCAGTAGTCAATATTCAGCATACTTCTGTTGCCACCTCCTGGCAAAATAATGTActggtttattattatttcacaaTAATTATACAGCTAGGGAATGTTTATAATGTTTGTAACGTTTGTAGTGTTGGCATTCTATTTATAACAGCTTCAGCTTTGTTATGATGCCCTGCTTATCCATCACACACCTCTGCACACAGAGGAAGAACAGTCCCAAAGCCACACTAACTTTTCAACTTTCCCCGCCCTTTTATTGGAGGGAGTTAAAATTAAGTGAATAACAGCAAAAGCTCTTTCTTAACACACCACTCA includes the following:
- the SFT2D1 gene encoding vesicle transport protein SFT2A, which encodes MEKLRKVLTGQDDEEQGLVTQVLDASTLSFGTRVRWFAICFVAGVVCSILGTALLWLPQGIKLFAVFYTLGNIVALASTCFLVGPVKQLKSMFDPKRLIATVVMLLCLILTLCSVFWWDKKRFAAVLFCILQFLAMTWYSLSYIPFARDAVTKCFTSCLA